The following are encoded in a window of Strigops habroptila isolate Jane chromosome 9, bStrHab1.2.pri, whole genome shotgun sequence genomic DNA:
- the FOXB1 gene encoding forkhead box protein B1 codes for MPRPGRNTYSDQKPPYSYISLTAMAIQSSPEKMLPLSEIYKFIMDRFPYYRENTQRWQNSLRHNLSFNDCFIKIPRRPDQPGKGSFWALHPSCGDMFENGSFLRRRKRFKVLRSEQLAPSKPSDAAQYLQQQAKLRLSALAASGTHLPQMPTYNLGVSQPSSFKHPFAIENIIAREYKMPGGLAFSTMQPMPAAYPLPNQLTTVGSSIGTGWPHMYSSGMIDTATPISMASGEYGAYGVPLKPLCHGGQTLPAIPVPIKPAPAAVPALPALPAPIPTILSNSPPSLSPTSSQTATSQSSPATPSETLTSPTPALHSVAVH; via the coding sequence ATGCCTCGCCCGGGCAGAAACACTTACAGCGACCAGAAGCCTCCCTACTCCTACATCTCGCTGACCGCCATGGCGATCCAGAGCTCCCCGGAGAAGATGCTGCCCCTGAGCGAGATCTACAAGTTCATCATGGACCGCTTCCCCTACTACCGAGAGAACACGCAGCGCTGGCAGAACTCCCTCCGCCACAACCTCTCCTTCAACGACTGCTTCATCAAGATCCCGCGCCGCCCCGACCAGCCGGGCAAGGGCAGCTTCTGGGCGCTGCATCCCAGCTGCGGGGACATGTTCGAGAACGGCAGCTTCCTGCGCCGCCGCAAGCGCTTCAAGGTGCTGCGCTCGGAGCAGCTGGCGCCCAGCAAGCCGTCGGACGCGGCGCAgtacctgcagcagcaggccAAGCTGCGCCTCAGCGCCCTGGCCGCCTCCGGCACCCACCTGCCCCAGATGCCCACCTACAACCTCGGCGTGTCCCAGCCCTCCAGCTTCAAGCACCCCTTCGCCATAGAGAACATCATCGCCAGAGAGTACAAGATGCCCGGGGGGCTCGCCTTTTCCACCATGCAGCCCATGCCGGCCGCCTACCCCCTTCCCAACCAGTTGACTACGGTGGGCAGCTCCATCGGTACGGGCTGGCCGCACATGTACAGCTCCGGCATGATCGACACCGCCACCCCCATCTCCATGGCCAGCGGCGAGTACGGCGCATACGGCGTCCCCCTCAAGCCGCTCTGCCACGGTGGGCAGACGCTGCCGgccatccctgtccccatcaaGCCTGCCCCGGCCGCGGTGCCGGCCCTGCCCGCCCTGCCCGCGCCCATCCCCACCATCCTCTCGAACTCGCCGCCCTCCCTCAGCCCCACGTCCTCGCAGACGGCCACCAGCCAGAGCAGCCCGGCCACCCCCAGCGAGACTCTCACCAGCCCGACGCCCGCCCTGCACTCCGTGGCCGTGCACTGA